The Oryzias latipes chromosome 9, ASM223467v1 region CATCAGGTACCATGACGGCTGACAGCTCTGAAAGGGCGTCAACCTTCAGgcgaagaaagaaaaaaaaaaccttcagacctcctttggtttggtttttaagGATGCCAGCAGACCCCCGTGATCTGAGCAGGAGGTCTTTTGCTGCGTTCTTACAGTTGAAATTCGCTGCTTGTCCAAAAACGTGTTCATAAAGCGGATGCTCCCGCCACGGGTCTGGGGATTCAGGAACCACGTCTCCACGTCTGGGTTCATGACCTCATTCAGAGATGTCCAGTGCGGCGAGCTTCACCgtctcctgcaggagctgcgtctgaatgacggcgctTTCAGCGCTACTTTTGTCTcgctgtgacccagtttgacgacttgctgACCCGCTTTAGTCcaaggagggggggggtagttGGAGGATCTTTTTACGTTTGTCTCAAtgcaaataagtaaaatatcataaagttcaggacgAGAACAATCAGCTTCATCCAAAGAGGAGttcctacggtggcccagaagtgTCACAACACTTTGGATTAGCaatacaacacaaaataacTAACACACTAAAATAATTAACTCACAACCTCTTCAGAGGTATTGAGCCACTTTATTATGATTCTTGTCtctattaaaatgtgaaaaaacataaacaagaaaataaagatggactgttttgtgttgtgaggtaattttttttgtgttgtgacgaattgtagtgtgttattttgtgttacGATTCCAAAGTGTtctgttgtgacccttctgggccaccgtaagttcctgattggttgacgtcACTTTTGCTGAGGTTCAGATATGTGAACTCCAGACGCAGCACAGCAGCCAAACGTGCCGGCGCCAGACTGCCGCGCGGCGCCCGACGCTCTAAAGGCGCCGCAGGTCCTCCGACCCGGTCTGGACGTTGAAACTGGACGCCTGACGAGTAAACGGCAGCTTTCTGCCCATTTCCTCACTTCTGAGGAGCTCATCACTGATGGCTGCAGAGCAGCTTCTGAGGAAGAATCCGGAGCCCTTCCTCTGTGTTTTGTTGGTCTGACAGAAAGAATGAGCTTCAGGTTTAAAGGTTTAGTCAAACTTTCTATAGATGCGTCGTCCTCCGCCTTCCTCCTCATTCGTCGGTGTGCACAGATGTCGGTCGAGGGACTTTGCGTGAGTTCCGTTTTGAATTGTTCATAAATTAGTGTCGGTTGAGAATTATATCTGATTAATACTTTTAAAGCGAGCATTCGGCGTACAAATCACGTTCAGATTACGTaactgacgcacaaatcactaatgaattgcatataaacagctcAGTCATCACACACTGGAGccgcatttccagaagaaactgCAGGTTTgaaatgctgtattgctgaataaaaaggaaacttaaagggtaagaattggcaaaaaacaagaaaaacattaaataaagaaatgatcaaagttagccataaataaataaaaaaacagcacaattacaaaaaagatatttttgtgaaaaatgccaacgacgggtatcgaaccagcgagcttctgcaccaaggattccccgtGGATTttaatggaggcagaaatcctggaatatcttgaaaagttcaaggatttgaagaaccaaaagtcatagctaaaaaaggctgaaagttctgaacatttgaatagttgaacggTTTAAGTATCAGAAAAATTGAATGCTTTAGTTTATAGCCTTCAACTAattactttttccacatatgaccgattttcatccgtgcagcatgcatgtagtggctgtgtgacgggCCTTAAGGCGATCTAATCTCATAAATGTAGATGTAAGCTCTAAAACCTTGATCTTTGGGATTGATGTGGGTCTCTCTCTTGTCCTGTCGTCTGGTCTCGTGCAGAGGTCCAAACCCCAGCAaggttctgcagcagctgctgaagctgcagccCGAGCAGCAGCTCAACATCTTCCACTCGCTGCACGCCCACCTGCGGGACCGGGGCATGCTGGCCCCCGAGGCCTGAGGGGAGCCCCCGCAGGGACGAGGAGCGGAGGAGGAAGGCGCCCGCTGGTCCCGACGGTCCGTGCACACTCGCCGCGTCCTCCGCCCGCCTCCAGTCGGCTCCTCCATCCCCCTTCGTCAGGCTCCTCCCACTCTGCTGCTCCCGCCCTCTGAGAGGAAGATCAGACGTGGGATCAAACGCTCTTCATCCCAAAAACAGATCCGGGCATCGAACTCCGAGGCCGGTGTCTCGTGCGCTCACGTGCACACGCCTGCTCTGAGACGACCAAAGGAGCTTTGCCAGCATGAGCGGGGCTGCGGCAGACCTGCTGCTCCCTCTGTAACCGCGCCGggttctgcagaacctgcaGCATGCACCGCTCCTCCTCAGCACCATCTTGCTTTTAGGTGTCAGATTCCTGCAGGCATGGCGCTGCAGACCGTAGAGCATCACCATCAAGTCATTTGCTGTACATACATTTACCGGAGATGTTTAGCTGACGTAGACGAGCGCGGAGCGGAAACCAACGGCACATAAGCtaccagaaaaaatatatgcagaAAGACGCGGGAGTCTTTTGTAGCCTTTAGCATGAACAAAGTAGATTTTTAACAGATAGATGTATATTTGATCAGAGCTTACTTAAACTTTATCAGAGACTACGGTGCTGAGATCAGGGTTCTTCTGGGACGTGGGATCAAAGGGTTTCTGAAGCACAGCTCTGCGTCCTTTAGCAGAAAGACTCAGAAGGTGGAGTCAGGCGGTCTGTGACGCCCTCGCCAGAGCTCGGGAAGGCGGAgctcccctccctccctccgccCCTCTGTTTGTGCGGCAGCTGAGCGCCTCACCGCCACAGACAGTCTGACACCCGGACGATGGTCAGAGGGACGCTCCAGCACAGAAGATGCCAAGTCAAGGCCACCAAACCGCCATGAATCCCTGAAACCAAGTGACCATCGCAGGTGATGTCACACCTGACAGAGGATGGAAGTCCTGCTGTGGGCGGAGCCTAGACCTGGGCTGTTAGGGGGAAGGGAGGTTGTGTTTCACTCACCTGAGCGGTTGGAATGTCATCTGTAATCTGAGATGATGTCGGTGAGGGCAGCATTCGATTGttgacgtgtgtgtgtgagtgcgcatgtgtgtgtgtgtgcagtaaCTCCTCCACTGTAATTAATCTGTTAGTGAGAAAAGTGGGAGGGGCTTTTGAGCAATACTTGAGTCCTAGGCGGCGTCGGTTCCTGAGAAAATGATGGAAGTTTACCAAAGAGCTGTCGGATCAACCGCGACCCCCACCCCTCCACAGGCAGGGGGAGGGCCGCTCCTGTGCGCGTCCGTCTGGGCGTGAAACCGCTGACGTCGTCCTCACAGGAGTGATGTGCAGATTTTTATTTCGTTTTAGACTCGatgattatttatttagttgGTTTTCTTTTACCAAACCAAACCAGCTGGTACCTGGACCAGAACCACCCCGTCCAAAGGAGGACTGGGGACGTCTCTGTGTGCTGACCCGgtgtggttctggtccagaGCTCCTGCTGTGCGCTTTCGGCGGCGTCTTCCAGTGGAACTCGCCTGCAGCTGCGCAGACTGTGAAGGAAAAGCAGCTGACTCGGCACAAAGTCCTTCTGCCGCTGCTGAAACTTCTCACTGAAGCTTTTGCCGCTCAGAGGTTTGAACAGAGACGCAGCACTGAGTTCTGATCATGTCAGGAATGTGATGAAGGAGTTGATGATGAATAAAAGTGTTTCCTTTTAATGATGTTTGGTTTTTCCCAAAAATCCAGCAGACGTGGAGGAGCAGACGCGGCTGCGCAGACGTTAAATGAACAATCGTTCCTTCAGCAGCATTTCCTGATTGATgggaagcaaaagaaaaaaaaatcgtactctccttttttatgtgatcaaaatagaaaaaaaacttctttcttAAATCGCTCCTTTTCGATGGACCCGAAAGCGACAACAGTCCATTTCTAGTTTAAACGTTTGACTTTGCCATCCATCTTCAGAGCACGCTGGATCCTTCtcaaggttgctggagcctatcccagctgctgtaCACCCTGAGCAGGTCACCAGTCTTACGAAGCCACACATTGCCCTCCAGTGTGATTTAGAAACTCCATTGAACCAATAAGGCAATTCAGCTGGGGTTTGAGTCAGCGCCTTCTAACTGTTGAGCGAGcatgctaaccactgcaccaccgagcaaaaaaacaaaacgttttggTGAAGGGTTCTTGTTCTCCCGGCTGAAGAGATCACCATTTGATCAACAGTCTTCAAACAAAGGCAGGAGGGTGTGGAGGAAGCTTGCGGACGCTCTCCCGGATGTCCGAAGGTTTTAGGTTTGTGGCTCAAACGCACGCTAATGATCAGCATCTTTGGAACCagtttctccaaaaaaaaaaaaacagaataatgacgggttgttttttttatgggggGGGATAACAAAGATCTCTTACATCCGgcgctgaacaaaacaatatgacAACAGAAAACTTCCAAGAAAATCCAGAAGTTTACTTTTGCGGATTCTTCTTAGAAGTGCATAGATCTGTTTGGGGTCAATTCTAAAtgggttgccatggagataaaGTATGTGTCACGTGCAGCTTTAGAGACCGGTCTGGAGGAGGAAAGCGAggcggggggggctgcgggCCACATGATGCTGCTTGGGGCTTTAAAGTTGTTTTCTCCTGAGAACTGTGCTGCTGAAGAAAATGATTCATTCTTTTtggttcaaaaaaacaaaaggttgagTGGACACCAAATGTTCAGGgctgaacaaacattttattgacgCCTGCAAACAAAGACcagattttacaaaaacacacaaggcAGCAAAAACATTCGTGTGCAGAAACAGGTTCATCTCATGTGGGCGGGTCTCAGCTAAAGTGCAGCGTAGGTTTGAGTTTACATGAAACAAGAACATCGACCACAATCCAGAAACGCACAACTTCACCCGAGGATCAAAGAAAGTGACCCAAAGTTCAAGgacaacattaaaataaatcctGAAGAGGTAAAggcccactcccatgaaaacagggtttttaacgtgttctagtggcattttgccaacgatggaggacataaattaaggcccgtacacaccgggacgaatattcgccaggcgttactcgccagcgtttttcgccacgttttttgtgttcacacccaggcgattttcgctgacgatgagtggagtgaacatgcaatttcattccctgacattagatggcgcttaatgtaaaacagaaatactcctgtacacaaggtggcgctgcgcaactttacgcttcttaaagtcgcttttcactcagaagaagagagcaagtatttacacgcttgtcagaatcaaacaaagaaaacatgaatatttcaagcatcagtagctccaactggtgcttggttcggggatattttagaatgtccgtcattatttcttcgcggctgtgtagacgctacttggcgtctatcttcttcgctggtatgtgtgctcagcaaggcagttttgtgtttgagcgcccccaagttgtgttttactgtaacttcagaagctccagacacgtgtgcaaaagcgccattctcattggtcgagtagatttcgacgcgacgcgtcgaaaaaaaaaaacgaacccgaggcgttttttttttttgacgctttaacgcgtggcgttttttcgcgtcggtgtgcacactctcgttggtgccctttgtttagtcacgaggcgttaaacgtcggcgaaaatcgccggcgaaattcgtcccggtgtgaacaggccttatcTGTTGAAATCACtgtgaagcaggagcagatgaaaaatgaggTTTGAAAAGagcaaaagctccctgctccaggGAAgggaaaagggggcggggttgctctgaaaaatgatcaaaagatgatcagagtgggctTAAACCTGGATCAACCCGTCTTCACTTCACCACCTGCCCTGAAGGGGGCgacaaaaaaaagccacaataaGACATAAAGACGTTTGTCTCCACATACGTTTTCCACACTACAAAGTGACAAATGTTGAAACCgatcatgtttaaaaacaaaacttaatcCATCCTCTGTGAACGTAAAAACACTGATGAACTGAAGCGGAGCAGGTTCGAGTCACTAACCGACACAAACCTCAGTGCAAAGATGCCGTCATGGCTGTGCGTGCGTTTGAGGCGCTCAAACCTCCGGACGTAAAGTCATTTCAGTAGCAGAGCTCAGAAAAGCAGCTCCTccttcactctgcagaaactccaactttttacatttatctaaatacttttttacacTTCAAATAGAAACACAAAGTTCCACAGAACGAGGGTAAAATTGTAACAAGCAAATGAATTAGCTAAAGAAAAGGTCAAACTGCGTCGTTTCTCTTTTTGAGTGAGCGTGGTGAAGCGGAGGACCAGCAGCTGAAGCTAGAGAACGTCCTCTGAAGCAGGAGAAAGGGATGAAGCTGAAGGTTAAGGGTAGATTCTCTGGTGTCGAGCTGGATTCAACGCCATGTGACCGTTTGATGATTGAACTCTGGCCCTCCCAGAGTTCTGCTTGTTGGGATTTGACCCTCCGACTCCCTGAAGGCCCACCTGTGGTTCCGAACCGGCCCCCTGCAGGTCCGTTAAGTCACTACAGAGTTAAAGGACACCCGTGACTCGTCTTCCTCCACCATGGATCTCAGGTCGGGCCGGTCCGGACAGAACAGGAGGCGCAGCAGCGCCAGCCCGATCCGCACCAGCAGGCGGAGCAGCAGGAAGGCGAACGGCACCGTGATCTCCATGAGGTGGAAGATGGAGGCGCTGAACTCGGCCAGGACGCACGTCAGAAAGAACGTCCCCAAGGCAACGCAGGGGTACAGAGCCAGCTTGGCCAGCATGAAGACGTGCTCGCGGCCGCCGTACCACACGTCCGGGTGGAGGCTCTCCCGCTGGTTGTAGAGGGCCACCACCCAGAGGGCCAGCTGGAAGATCCCGGCGAAGAAGATGATCACGCAGCTGATCTGGATGGCCTCCAGCTCGTTGCGGGAGTTGCGTGGAAACTCGTGAGTCAGCTGGTAGGCTAGTGGCAGGCCTCCGACGAACGCCAGCGAGAAGGCGTTGAGCAGCCCCATGAGGCGCGTCGCCTTGGTGACGTGGAGGAACAGGGAGTGATGGACGAACCACAGCAGGCCCACGGTGGCGAAGGAGCCGAAGTAGGCCAGATACTCCGGGCCGTACGCCTGCAGAGCCGCGACCAGGCTGCCACCGAACCGCTGCTGCACCACCGCCGGGTCCGGGACGTTGTCCTCGCTGAAAAACAGGAACCACCGTCTGATCCGATCCGACCTCATCCTGACCTGACCGAACCGTGAGCAGAAACAAACCATATGTCCAGGATGAGGAGCGTGGCTACGATGGCGTAAACGCCGTCGCTGAAGGCCTCCACCCGCTCTTTGCTGAGGGGCTCGCTGGGCAGGTAGGTGTAGAACAGAACCTCATCTGGACTCTCCTCCACCTGACCTGTGAAGGACAAGGCTCTCTTTACAGCGGAACGTTCCTACAGCCAGAACCGCACTGGGCTTACCAAAGGCTTTGCCGTAGCACCACTTCAGGGTCTGGGAGATGTACGGCAGGAAGACCACGATGGCCAGGAGCACATAAGACTGGAGAGGAGCACAGAGGCGTCAACAGAACCAAAACAACATCTGAGGTCCCAACTGTTGGTGGAGATTCTGTGGAGGATGCAGGGCTGGGTCCTCCTCACATCGTTTTAGGGAGCGTCTGAGTTCAACCAAAGACCAGGGCGGGGCATTCCGGATTTCATCCGATTGGTTTCAACATACATATTAGCTCCACCCACCAgctggaagaagatgaaggagaaGATGATGGCGAAGAAGCACATGATGGGAACCCTCATGATGACTTTGAGGATGTGGCTCCTGTAGAAGTTCTGGTTCTCTGAGATCTGGATCTGTTCGTCCAGCAGGAAGGGGCGGCTGAAGGCGTACAGCACGATCACGCActgcggggggaaaaaaaaaatatatcagacGTTTGGTGTTCACACAGCTGAgctgaagctcctcccacaccgCCCTCACCTGAATGATCCCGATCACCATCACACACCCGCAGAAGAGCAGCATCCCCAGAATGTTTTGAGGGAACATGGCCATCAGGGAGAACTGCAGAGAGCAGAGGAGCCGcccacatgtttgtgttttgatgcTGCGGGGTCAGATCTCTGAGGTCAAACCAGGATCAGCTTAAAaatccactccgatcatctttagatctacagtgatcccttgctataacacggtttacttttcacggtttcgctacttcacggatttgcatcgtgtattgtgttctgcattctgattggctaaaaagccactctgcttcttctctacctgcgcgtcactaacgttgcagtttaatatgtacacgtacgtaaaacagcttgccaaatttacattacatacgtgcaaattctctagcAATTTCTATTTTCTCTAaaccccatagaaaaaagagcgacaacaactgcctatcactgtgttcttctcctgaaccaacacagctgcaccgcggacttcaagaagaaaacactgcagagcggagtcaggatgcagcggctcagtctgaagggCAGTGATATACACTTGAGTCACTATTTGtacgactgtactttgtatttttttcataatcattttaaaatttctcccgtttaatccaattactcgggtcgcggtgggcggggctaatctctgcaatttgaagccttctgttcacattgaagattaattattaattattatttgacagtacagtacagaagttatttgttggaaaaaacgtttctaaactaaagtacctttatttgttaaacgaatgcttgagcctgtaaaatggtttgctctttcttttcaatgtataatagagtatttaattgtataataataaaaaataaaaaataaagaaaaataaataaataaataaataaaggtttctacttcacggattttgcctatcacgggttctttttggaacgtaacccccgcgaaaaacaaggatTTACTGGATTTCACAGCATTTTAATCAAGATTAtgccgcttttagccaaaatcaggacagagtttctgcagagcagcaggagtttattggaaatttacctctgagttgtgggcggggctgttgccATGAGTTAACCCCGCCCCCCACTTCCCTTCCtccttctgtttacatgctctcctgctggcttagagccccaagctaacattggcggtgcaacaaaaatggcgagcagtgtTAAAACTATCCGgccgcacagttttgagccgcatgcagctcagacgaggaacatTTTATAACGGGTTAGTTTGGTGTTTGTTTTCTCATCCTTTTGACGTGTCCCTGTAATCTTTACTTAGTTATATCAACAATGACTGGGTTTTTTATGTTCTATATTTCTGCAGTGTGTAAAAGCAAAACTCTATGGACAAATGCAGCAAACTAGTCATTACTAACCGCATTATGATGTGGGCATGGGACTGCTATTCGTATAGTGTATAGTGTGTATTGGAAAGGtttggcgatacgatacgtatcgaGATAGTATGATGTGTATCGCGATACATCTCATGTGTCACTGGTTCTCATGTGGGACCTACTTCAAAGCATCaccactgtgtttttttaatggtactggcagcaacatAGCACAGAGTTTTAGTTTGGTACCCATCCCGAGCAAAAACTAAGTAGTACATGTCTTGAAAACAACTAAATCTGTGAGCCGGACTGAACATTGAACATTTAACACAAGCGGATTAACGCCGGATCTCGTTTTGGTTCGGTGTAGAGCTGTTCAGAGAGGCTCAGTGTGttgtgctgccaactagcggtttGGTGTttaagcagaaaacaaaaagctgaatacataaatatttgaataaatgtcGTCTGGCCAACGTTTTTAATCGATACAGGTATCGACGGATGAAATATTGCGATATATCGCCGAATTGATTGTTCTTTACACCCCTAACCCGtaatatttctgtgtttttataccTGTCCtaatttaataaattatttcaaTTCAAAATGAAGTAGTGATAATGTAATAATCTCTATCCCCCGATCAATGGGCTCAAAGCTCCACCCGGCACAACAAGGAAAGCAAAACTTTGGAATTGAAACTGTAAATTGAGAACTGAAAGCGAGAAATGAAAAAgctacaaatacaaaaaagccGCTGTGACAAAGAAACCCTTTTAATTTGGAAACACTTTTAGGttaatagttttttaaaaatttccttttttcaaattcCAGATCTTTTTATCCCCCCCCttcactttaagctgatcctTGTCTGAGCCCGCACAGATACTCACGGTGTACGGCAGGAAGGTGATGAGCATCATGCAGGCCTGCAACCCAACCCAGAGCACAGGTGAGCGTCAGAATGAAGCCTAAACACCTGCGTGCTCCAACATGGACGACACGCTGAACTCACCAggttcagcagagccaggcagTCATCGATGCGCACGATCACCTGAAACAACCTGTGAAGAAGACAAGATGGTGGCAAATGGGAAAAGAGCAGCGCTGATGACACGGCGCGGCGTCCCGGAGGGTCCTGACCTGATGTGGGCGGCCCACGCCACCGTCACAATCAGGAACGTCATCAGGTAAACGGCGATCTTGGCGCTCAGCAGAAGCTGCAGGCTCTGCCTCAGCTCCTGCAGCGGAAAGACGTTCGGGTCAGATCAGGGGGAGGAAGAGCAGCAGTCAGAGCATCAGTGAGTCGTACCTCGCTGTTCTCCACTTTGGTGTGGGCGACGGGTAAGATCTGAGGAGGAAGGAGGTCGGGGTTAGGAGGCGCCACGCTGCAGATACATCAAGAACCTCTGAGAACATCAGTGTGCTCCTCCGGTCCTACCACCAGTTTTCCTGCCAGCTGATcccagattttcattttaacttaaTGTAGAAAGTTCCACAATAAAAGCATCAAACTAGGCAAAACTACAATTACTAAATATAAACTCACTTtagttcataaaataaaaaaacaagtttaactgtattttattaaagatttatttaacCATCATATTCCATGGAAAACTTTTGGGAAAACTTCCTAGGGAAAAAGCTCGGAAACGAAAAACTCCCATCATGCCTTTAACCTTCAAACTTCCTGAATGTTTCAGAATGTTTTTTAGTTTGGTGACAGGGGCTGAGCAGTCTGAcaggtggaggagcagctgctgcagaggtcAGTGGTTCGAGTCCCGCAAAGAACCCGCACAGTCTgaggtgcgtgtgtgtgtgagcgcctTACCATGACGGTGGCGATGATGGAGATGAGCGCGTCGCTGTAGGCCAGCAGTCTGTGGGAGGATTGCGTACTGCTGTGGCCCTCCCTGCGGGACGAGCCCCCCAGGAGCGAGGGGGAGGACGCCGCGCGGCTCTTCTCCATCTCCTCCTCCGCGTGCTGCTCTATGACATCGCTGTCGTCGCTGCTCCCCACCATGGCGGAGGTGCAGGGGGGGCACGATACACGACCGGGATGTTTACAAACAACAGCGGAGTTTCAACTGACTGTGGGCGGAGACACAGGAAGCAGCTGCGCGCAGACTTCCGGCACCGTTCAAAGATTGGTAATTTGACAAGAGCGCTAACACTGTCGTCTGCTTCCATCACCTAACGGGGGCCTGGCTGTAGACAAAGCGGAACCGGAAATTCCGTTAATGTTTCGAATTCTGGCgtcttttattaaaactttttttttaatgtaaataaacTGCTTACTGTGCAAAACAAGCTTTTAATTAAGCAAAACACTGTGATAATTTCAAATCCGCTTCCGGTTCCGGCTAAAGATTTTCGGGCGCCATCTTGTTTTCTGCAGTCAGGCTCTTTTGTAGGGCTACAAGTTCTTAAAGCCATGGCCAACCACTGATGATTTCTTCAAAAATGCAAACCAAACTTCAGAATGTCCAGCAATCTGCTTTACagtaaagggcctatatcaataaaaatcaactttttcagcttttaagttGCCGTTTCAGATTCGGATGGttcaggacgtccaaaaatgaaatgtgcagttgggaaacaaaaaaacacacaagagtctgcatgaattttcaaagcttttgcaGAAGGGGAAAGGTGGAAAAACATGACCTGTTAGGCTTTGTGGCTGTCCACTCTCTCTGTCCTCAaggcaaaaaggcttttttatcaTTCAGTaagggaaaatgaaaacatacaaaataagtCATTAGACTGGTGTGTTTATGTCTAGTCTGCATTGCAGGCATCGTGGCTCCATCAACACTCCggtacagaaagaaaacagagtaaaaagaaaagtaaaaaacaggCCTACCGCTGGCCTCAGTACATATTATCTGTTACTGAAGGCAGGAATCAAGCATATTTCTGCAATACAATATTGAGTCCATTAAATGGATAGTAAAAAGAACATGCAGTCCATCAACAGGCTGAGAAGCTACTGCAAAGCCATCACATGTCTGCTCAGGACGGCAGATAAAAAAGTCAGACATCTGGGACAGAAAGACATTctaaacaaacagatttttatatTGTAAACACCACGTTAATTATCTACAGACCAACAAAATCACTACAGAGAAAAGAAAGTATAGAAAACTACCAGGCTTCATTAACACATTTAGTCTTTCTTAAACTGTTTGATGATGACAGATTTAGCTTCTGCCACAAACCTGCTCTACTGTGTGTCTCCTTTCCCCTTTTCTGATCAGGTGCTGATATAGTGAAGCTGTCcatgctgcttttttctttctgccagTATGGCTTTGAGGTTCTTGACCCACTTTGTGTTCGTACTGTTCATGGTCGGTACGGGTTTTTTCTTGGGGTGTGGGGTGTTTGAAGACCTCTTTGAAGAACTGGGTCCATCACATCTTCCTACAGGATTTCCTGTGTGCTGTCTCTTTAGAACAAGCTTGTCTTGGTCTTTCAGCTTCTGGTAGGTCCAGAAGTCCTCCTTgtttgtagtcaaagcaataaagaatttacaaatTTTTaccaaactcattacagaaatattgaaatgcatagattaaaaagacagacaataaaacaaacaaaaaagtcacttaaatcacatttgcttaattaaatacagtgatcattaactaaagtcaagtagagcttgatttattgtttgaaaaggagtggaaagaagcaaatttatttaacccttgtgctttcatatgaccccacccttacattggcgtgttctccctaccatgacaaaggtggataaaggtggaaagatttcatttaatccatagacaccagtgaagatcacaaatcattgaagaaaaaaggttcagagcactgtctagaacaggggtcgacaacccatggctccggagccacatgtggctctttcatccttttgttgtggctccctgtgactttggaaaataatgagtattattattaataattaaattttattttagtttgttcatctgctggcTCCATACGAAGCGCGTACCACGTCAAAACCAGCTTCcta contains the following coding sequences:
- the tmem175 gene encoding endosomal/lysosomal potassium channel TMEM175 — encoded protein: MVGSSDDSDVIEQHAEEEMEKSRAASSPSLLGGSSRREGHSSTQSSHRLLAYSDALISIIATVMILPVAHTKVENSEELRQSLQLLLSAKIAVYLMTFLIVTVAWAAHIRLFQVIVRIDDCLALLNLACMMLITFLPYTFSLMAMFPQNILGMLLFCGCVMVIGIIQCVIVLYAFSRPFLLDEQIQISENQNFYRSHILKVIMRVPIMCFFAIIFSFIFFQLSYVLLAIVVFLPYISQTLKWCYGKAFGQVEESPDEVLFYTYLPSEPLSKERVEAFSDGVYAIVATLLILDICEDNVPDPAVVQQRFGGSLVAALQAYGPEYLAYFGSFATVGLLWFVHHSLFLHVTKATRLMGLLNAFSLAFVGGLPLAYQLTHEFPRNSRNELEAIQISCVIIFFAGIFQLALWVVALYNQRESLHPDVWYGGREHVFMLAKLALYPCVALGTFFLTCVLAEFSASIFHLMEITVPFAFLLLRLLVRIGLALLRLLFCPDRPDLRSMVEEDESRVSFNSVVT